The region GACACTCTTAGGGTTTAAGTAGAAGCCAAAACATTCCTGGCTTTGCATAAAGCATTGAGCAACGTTAAAATGGGATCAAACCCCTTGAGATGCAGATAATCCCAGGTGGACCTTGAAAGGGGAGGAGCTACAAGTTCCCTCTCGCATCTTGCTTGACAAACTAGTTTGAGCCACATTGGGGGGCTTGCACTCTGCAGGTTCATTTCCATGGGGAGCTATGTTTTCCCGTGGTCTGTGGCCTGGTCTGGAGATGTATAAGTGTATCAGCTGAGCCCTCTCTAAAACAAAACATCATTTGCTAGAAAGCAGGCCCAAAAATCACACTGGTGCATCAGATTCTGAGGATAGGGGACCCAGTGTCACCAGGCTCAGTTGATCTACAGTCATGTTTTTAGAGCACaaagtctgcagtcctatacatcagcttttcccaaagtgtgggctgCAAGCTCATGGGTAATAAGGTGAGCCCTTCCGCCTGCCCTTGTGCTGGCTTGACTCTGAATAGAAGCATTCTGGAAAACGGTCCAGCAATGCTGCTGGCAAGAATGGCTaatcagaagcctccagaagcctgGGACATTCTGAGCCCCGAACCCAATCTATTGACCTCCATGGATCTCAGAATGGCATGCAGAAGCATttggaagcagctgcctgtttttggaagtaacttccagtttgaccagaATTCACTTCTGGATGCTTCTACAGGCCATTTTGATGTCTGTGAAGTCCAACTGAGTGGGTGGTGGGCCGGGCACAACCTAGAAGAGTACTCTGGAGGCTCCTGGTAAGTCATTCTGGCCagcagttttgtgacccaccgcAGAAGGCAAGGTGGgccacagcactggaaagtttgggtGCTACACATATTTTCCTGGGAATGAGCCTCATTgaacatgatgggacttacttctgagcacaggCTTGTCCTAGCAGTTCCCACACATACTGTAGTAATGATGCCCTTCTTTTCTGGTGGTCTCTTCATCCTGCTCTCTTCTGACTCCCCAGAAGCTTCTGTACAGGTTCAGAATGCTACTAGGATGTGTTCTTGCAACAGCTTCTATCCTACGCCATTCCCTGATAGTCATGGGCTGGACGTGGAATTGGGTCCCTCTGCATGTCTGATGTAGCCAGCCCTCCTACTGAGAAGAGCTTGCACTAACTGACTGGGCAGCCCGGTCTCTGAATAAAGGGGTAGGATGGAGTGGCCAGTTCTACTATACCAGTGTTCTTGAACCTTGGGGTTGGAACCCCAATGGGGTCCCaaagcctcatttgtggggttGCGGTCTGAGGAGGAGTAGTTTGGAAGTCAAAAGTAAAGTCCAATGGGCTTATGGTGCAAAGGTGCACTGAAAGAGGCTGTAGATACTGCCACCAGCACTCAGGATCCTTCATTTTTGTCTGAGCTTGCCTAACCTTACCCTGCATGACCCCCAGCCCAGCATTCCTACGGCATCCTCACTGGGCTTCCACTCTCTGGGGAAGCTGAACCAGCAGGCCTGGCCATACCACAGCCTGAACACAGCAGGTGGGGCTAGTCATCAGCTTGAGCAGGGCAGGGCTGGATGGGGACAGGGCTGGAGTGGGCAGATCTCATCCCAGGAGGGGATCAACAGTAGGTCCCCAGTcgcatactttatttatttatttatgggggTTGCGGCATGAAAAAGTTGACGGCCACTGAGAAACTGTCctttaaagtgcaatcctatgcttgtctactcagaagcaaattccactgcgatcaatggggtttgctcccagggcaaggggtataggattgcaacctcaatcaGGTAACTCCACAACAGTTTACTTGAGTTCAAGCTTAGACCTGCTCGTGTACGTTTCTTCCAGATCTTCCATGAAATCTAGAGCTGGTTTGTGGAAAGCATACCCATGTACTCTCCAGTAACTGCGAGGACCGGGATCCCTTGCGCAATCTAAGCAGCTAGCAATAGGGACTGTATTTCTAGGTAGACTAGTTCAGGGAGTCATTTTTGCTTTGcttgctcttttcactccaaGCCAACACACGAACAAACGGAGGACTTAACGCTAATAGTTGGTTAAAAACAGCCACCAAACGTATATAATTTCAAATGACAAGAGCgatggtgcttttaaaaaaaccatttaaTAAGCCTAGATTCCTTCCCATGTGGAACTTGACCCGAGTACACCCATAATAAGTCTGGAGCATACATGCGATAGAATAAGATAAATTATCAAGATGTGAAATGGTGAAATTTTCCCATGAGTGTATGTGAAAACAATGAAGGCATGCCCCACCCAAAATAAGTGCTATACATTTCTCTGGTTTCAAGTGGAATCATTTAGTAGGTACTGGGcactccaatcctatcccatgctgGTGCAGAGGAGCTGCccggcccatgctgtatccagcattggatttGAGCACGTGGGAGGTCTCCTCGGgctcagggaatatttgttcccttgccctgtgtaAGCACCCCAGGGTGCTCAATGGGCTACTCGAATTTGGCGCCAGCCAGTTGGAAGACACAGAATCCAGCACCCCATGTAATGCCAGCAGACccgggatgggggttaggatgtagTGGATGCCATCACGGTCCACCCCTGTGTCTGATgcacccctgttccaccttcccctacTCAGAAACATCCCCTTCCCAACTACGAAACACCCTCCACCAACTATCCCATGCCTCTTCACCCCCAAGCACAACATTCACCAGTGGCCATTGGATGGGACTTGGCCCCTGTGGTTTGGTGCAGGAAATCCTGCCAGTGCCACGTACTACTTGAgtgttgaaaagtgctttatggcacttttacaacacccagcattgTTGCTGCATTCGCAGTGCTGCCAAGCCTaaccataggattggattgtaattTTTGCATTGAAATTAAAAGTGTTCTTTTTTGACTGGATATTTAtgtgaagacatttttttttagtacagaaatgattaaaaaaaaataagctcaATTCTGATTTATTTACATCAAATACAAAGAAAACATGAATGTTGTTTATATGTATGCAGTTTGTAAAGTATCAAATTAGAGTATAGATAAATGAAGtgtatattgttgttggcaaccttcagtctcaaaagactctggtatcgcgctctgaatggtggttctggaacagcgtctagtgtggctgaaaaggctgattcgggagtgacaatcccttccatgctgggagcaagtgcagtctgtccctggtctgtctccctggctatgggccttccttctttgcctctttgcctcagactgttggctaagttctcttcaaactgggaaaggccatgctgcacagcctgcctccaagcaggccgctcagaggccagggtttcccatctgttgagttccactcctaaggccttcagatccctcttgcagatgtccttgtatcgcagctgtggtctacctgtagggcgctttccttgcatgagttctccatagaggagatcctttgggatccagccatcatccattctcacgacatgaccgagccaacgcaggcatctctgtttcagcagtgcatacatgctagggattccagcacgttccaggactgggttgtttggaactttgtcctgccaggtgatgccgaggatgtgtcggaggcagcgcatgtggacagcgcatgtggaaagcatgtggAAGTGTATATAATTTGTCCATATCAAACACTGATAAAAGCACTAATTCTTTCCTGCAACTCTCTTAACATACTCACCATTTAGCATACCCAATGGTGTAAAAAATGTAACCCCTATCACAGTGTATTGCTTTTAAACAATTTAAACTTGAATGTACCAATTTAAATGTGGTACCAATTTAAATTTAATACTGCACTCCTGCTGCTCTACACTGCTTTGAGTATGGaatagtggtatataaatcttttaaataaataagaatgcTACAAATTTAACTTCTACATTATAATGGTGATCTTGTGCCCTAGAATGAAAATCTGAAATGGGGATCCTACTATTTATACTCACAACAGCAGTTCTGCCTATTCGTGTTTTTTGAATACATTTAGCAAATATTTCAGGAAACCTTTATTCCTTTTGATTGTCTGCTTGACAGCCTCTTTCACCTCTGTGTTCCTGATAGTGTATATGAAGGGATTCAGCATTGGAGTGAGGGATGTATTCAGGACAGCTACTACCCTGCTAAATCGAGATGAGGAATGGACATCAGGCCTCACATACATGAAGATGAGAGCTCCATACAATATGGAAACCACAATTAGGTGAGATGTGCAGGTAGAGAATGCCTTCTTGCGCCCCACGGCTGAGGGAATGTGCAGGACGGTGGAGATAATAAAGATGTAGGACACAATGCTGAGGATCAAGGTTGTGATAATAATGGAAACAGAACTGAGTAATCCCAGAGACTCAATGAGGTGAGTGTCAGCACAGGCTAGACTCAAGAGAGGACCAATATCACAATAAAAATGGTCAATAATGTTAGACTTACAGAAAGGCAACCTCCACACAAAAACAGATTGGAAAAACAAACAGAGGAATGCACCATACCAGGTGGCTATGGACATTTGAATGCAAACAGAATTGGTCATGATCATTGGATATTGAAGTGGTTTGCAAATGGCCAAATACCGGTCAAAGGACATGGCTGTGAGGATGAAAAGCTCTGTAGCACCCAAAAGAAAGTGGAAGAAGCACTGGACCATGCAACAAAAGAAACAAATAGTGGTCTGTGTTTCTACAAAGGTCTGTAGCATCTTTGGTACCACAGTGGTGGTGTAGCAGATCTCCAAAAATGCGAGGTTGCCGAGGAAGATGTACATGGGTGTTTGAAGCTTTGGTTCAATGGCTATGATTACGACAATGAACCCATTACCTGCAATGGTTGTGATGTACATCAATATACCCACGACAAAGAACACTCTGTGCAAGTCCTGTAGAAATGGAATCCCCAGTAGGATAAATTCAGTCACTGTTGATGCATTCATGATCTCCGACACAGCAAAAGAGCCGTCCGAAATGGCTCACAATGTCCCAAAGCTTCATGCAGACTCACAAAAGGAGGATACTTTTTGTAAAGGATGATGCCACCTTAGGCTGATGAAgaagggaaaatggcacaaataATTTCTGATCTTTGAGAGTGAATGCCTCTAGTATTTGCTCCTTTCATTTGTAGAAATGAAAGTGTTGTGTTGTAGATATAAATGAAAATGTAGTGTTGTAGATATATGACAAAAATTAAACCTTTTAAAATATATGATTGATCCTCAAAGGCAACAGTTAAAAATAACAAATGGAAGGAAGAGCTAACTGTGATGAAAATGCTTCTGACattcctggccattgtcagaTTGCAAACCGATAATTTTCATATTCAACTGCAATTAGGATGGGAGGGGAAGAataaatggaatgaaacaaaaaaGGAAGGGATTAGAACCAAAATATAACaatttttttattataaaaaaaataatagtcTTGCTGATGTATTATTCTCAAATAAACTGGAAACCTACAACAATATGTAATTCATTTAATAAAGAGAGGATCCAAAATCAGACATTGTAAAGAAAAGTCAAGATAGCCTGTATGTGGATTTCTATTAAGATCCTGATCACAAATGTTTACTAGTGGGTTAGAACCCCCatctcatttgacaggttagaaAAACAGACTTATATTCAGTTTGTGTGAATGAACATAATTCATGTCATTGCTTATCTGCAGAAGAACTTCATTCCACAATAATTTCAATTAATACCACAACATCCTGGATAAAAGAAAAGAACAGCCATAAAAACTGGCAGAGGTGACAGAATGTTCTACGGGAGGGTTTTCAacatcttgcaaaaaaaaaaaaatccagtttttgcaCACTGAAATTCTGCAAATAATATAACAAACCTGCAGAATAATTCTTACCTGAATAATTCAATGTACATGGCACAAATCCTTAAATGGGTGCTCTTAAATGGTGCTCAAATCCCTTAAAGATGATCCATATCGCAGGGGTTTGCTGTGTTCACCAGAACCCTTAGAACCTTAAAGTCAATGAATGAAGAAAGTACATTTAACTGCTTTAAAAAGGATATAGCGTTTGGCTTTCTTTGTTCTGTGCAATGATCAAAATGTCTTTAAGAAGGGTCTGGTAGTTCTTCTGCATTTTCAAAGACTCAGCTTGTACACTTTCCAAACAATTCACATGAGAAATTTCATTCCAAGACACAGTGGATTGCCTAAATCTGTTTCCATTAATTAAGCTATAGTAAGGCTGTAATGATCTAAATAAGATTCACCATCTTTATTTTCCCCTGAACTTGCAGAACAGAAGATGCTTCAGTTCTGCACGAATTCCCATGGCAATGACTTTCAAGAACGCAAAATTCTCCCATGCCTATTATCAAGTCTCACTtgaacagtcttttttttttttcctttcagatttTGATTGCAAACACATGAAAGAATCTAGCAAGGGGCGACAACTGTGCTTCTCGTCTGTTGGAAAAGTGTCATCTTGTGGTGACATGTGGTGAGGTTCTGGCCCGAGGAGAAAATACACACtcaacctccccctccctccccctttaagTTCAATCTTTACAATACATTCTTACCCCCCCTGGGATggagagctcagtgacacagcctATGAGGCAGCTGAAAAGTTGCCTCTCCTGGTGCTgggtaacccaatcctgagctgcccaatgcCCAGGGCTGCCACAGAACCAAATTGGCTGTCACAGCATCCTGAGAgggctgggcagctgctggcatcTCCTGAtgcctccttggggaaaggggacattcgctcccttctcccaagtaaggtaagcggctcctcaatggggctattcaactcTGCTCTGGCTATTTAGCTGTTGCAGAGTAAAGATGCCTTGTGTTAGGCTGCGAGGCGCAACATGGGGctatggatctggtggagctgagctctgccagtcctgctcccctcctgccccactccctcccccgtcacgccttctccccaccttccccccaccctggaatgcccccatgcccccatgcccccattcacctctctgcctcccagtgCTCCAGGCAAGCTCTGGGAGGGGTTCTGCCAGCCTCCGATGACCGCTGGCCCAGGGTGGGCTCACGCTAGGCCAGCCccactgctgggctggcactaatAGGCATGACTTACTGCACCTTTGCAACATTGCtcgccagcggtgagccagcgcacattctccaggattgggcccttagagagcaAGTCCATTGCACAGCCTGCCTGTTTttatatggctttaaaaaaaatggaggtaACTCttcttgctgcttttatttttgttgGATGGGAAGACACCCATGAGTACAGCCTTAACTGCTGGAGGCcgctcttcctgctgcctccccagaaatTGCTGACACTGGAACTTTACTTGTGTGTCCCCAGCCAGTCATGATTACAATGAATTGGCTCCTGGTTGCTTCCCTGAGTGTTATAATGGGTATCTTTGCTTCTTATTCTCAGTAACTatgctggagaagaaagaagcagcacagaaaggcaaggattttttttttaaaagaacttatTTGGTCCATGGGCTTCATTTTTATTTACTTGTTgtgtctggtgaggctctgcctcccctgactccCTGACTGCATGACCCTGTCATCATGCTGATTTCCCCTCTTTTTTGCACGTTTTCCAGCTCAgcaa is a window of Tiliqua scincoides isolate rTilSci1 chromosome 5, rTilSci1.hap2, whole genome shotgun sequence DNA encoding:
- the LOC136653595 gene encoding olfactory receptor 6X1-like, which gives rise to MNASTVTEFILLGIPFLQDLHRVFFVVGILMYITTIAGNGFIVVIIAIEPKLQTPMYIFLGNLAFLEICYTTTVVPKMLQTFVETQTTICFFCCMVQCFFHFLLGATELFILTAMSFDRYLAICKPLQYPMIMTNSVCIQMSIATWYGAFLCLFFQSVFVWRLPFCKSNIIDHFYCDIGPLLSLACADTHLIESLGLLSSVSIIITTLILSIVSYIFIISTVLHIPSAVGRKKAFSTCTSHLIVVSILYGALIFMYVRPDVHSSSRFSRVVAVLNTSLTPMLNPFIYTIRNTEVKEAVKQTIKRNKGTLSQQVALTQSEPVLKKPGEPHTLTCAVTGFNINSQWMNWIRQKPGEGLEWLVHYYNTASGHSFYSAAIQGRFAASKDSSNFYLQMNVLKEEDTAVYYFAESQIQLVESGVDVKKPGESLHLSCRASGFTFSSTDMQWVRQAPGKALEWIAWIKSDGSTQYYADITKGRFTISRNNPSNMLYLQTNSLKSEDTATYFCLSKMIQLPVTG